Genomic segment of Dactylococcopsis salina PCC 8305:
AGGGACAATTTCCCTAGTAGCAAATGGTGAGGATTTTGTTAGGCAAGGTTTTGTTGCTAAAGATGGCTGGAGAATTGATTTTGATCATGTTTATGTCACCTTAAGTGACGTGAAAGCCTATCAAAGTGATCCTGCTTTTAATCCTGATGAAGATGAAGAAATTAAAGCGACTCAGGAAGTGACTTTGGTGAGTGAACCAATGACGCTTGATCTCGCAAAAGGGGGAGAAAATGCTGATTTGATTAGCGTAACTGAAAAATCAGGAGCGGCTGGGGCTTATAATGCGATCGAGTGGAAAGTAATTAGTCCAGAAGCAGGAGAAACCAACAGCGCGATCGTGCTACAAGGAACAGCCCAAAAAGACGGAGAAACCATTGATTTTACCCTCAACCTCGATCGACAGCTTGCTTATAAATGCGGAGAATATGTCGGGGATGTAAGAAAAGGATTTTTAGAACCCGATAGCAAAACCCAACTAGAAACCACCTTCCATTTTGACCATATTTTCGGGGACGCAGAAGCGCCCATGGATGACGCAATTAATACGGGTGCGGTGGGATTTGAACCAATGGCAGAACTTGCCAGTAATGGGACTCTAAATGCTGACCTCAATACCCTCCAACAAGAACTTTCTGACCAAGAATATCAAACCTTAGAAAAAGCAATCAAAAGTTTAGGTCACGTGGGAGAAGGACATTGCGAGGAAACAGCCACTTAATCGGAATTGATCAGTAAATAAAAAAGTTATGATGCGCTTACCATTTTTTCTCTCTTTAGCAGTTACTCTCCTCGGTGCGACTCCCGTTTTTGCCCATGGCGCATCGATCGAGCATCGGAAAACAAACGCCATTGAAATCCGAGCCACTTATGACGGTGGCGACCCCATGTCCAATGCTCAAGTTGTGGTCTATGCACCCGATAACCCCACTGAACCTTTCTTAAAAGGAACAACCACCGAAGACGGAACATTTACCTTTGTTCCTTCTTCCGAAGTGGAAAGTGGTAGTTGGGATGTGAGAGTCCGTCAATCTGGACATGGGGACATTGTTAGTATTCCCGTTAACAACGCCCCAGAGCAAGCACAAGCAACTGGTGGCTGGGAAGGAGGAGATTATAGCCTCCAACAGAAAGTCGTCATGATCGCTTTAGGGGTTTGGGGGTTTGTGGGAACAGCCCTTTTCTTCGCTCGTCGTCAACCGAAAAACAAATAATGCACATTCCAGACGGTATTCTTCCCCCAGCTTTAACCATTGGTGGTTATGCGGTGACTGGGGGCTTAACTTGGTATGCTTTAAGACAAATCGATCGTTACCATGAACCCAGCGAGGAAATTCCCCGCGCTTCCCTGCTCACAGCAGGCTTTTTTGTGATTTCCTTAATTAACATCCCGATTCCTCCCACCAGTATCCATTTAATTTTGAATGGTTTAGTGGGAGTCGTTTTAGGTTACTTTGCGTTTCCTGCGATTCTCATCGGATTATTTTTTCAGGCGGTTTTATTCCAACATGGGGGAATTTCCTCTCTTGGCGTAAATGCTGCGATGATGGGACTTCCCGCTTTATTGGCGTTTCAGGTTTTCCAGTTTCACAAGTCTTTTCGTAAGCCAGCGTATTGGATTCCTGTATTTGCTTTTATTGCGGGTGCGGGGGCGTTAGCTTTATCAGCGTTGATGTTTGCCGCTTTAGTCGTCACAACGATTCCCGTCGAAATTAGTGCGGAATTAGAACGCAAAGCGATTTATATTGGTTTAGGGAGTTATGCTTTACAAGCTGTGGCGGAAGGAGTATTTACCACGCTTTTAATTTCTTTTTTCCAACGGGTGAAGCCAGAAATCCTAAAATTAACAATTGATAATTAATCGATGGGGAAGATGGGGGAGATGGGGAAGATGGGGGAGATGGGGGGAGATGGGGGAGATGGGGGGAGATGGGGAAGATGGGGAAGATGGGGAAGATGGGGAAGATGGGGAAGAAAAATCGCTCCCTTGTCTCCCTTGTCTCCCTTGTCCCCCTTGTCCCCTCAAACTTAATTAGTAAAAGCGAATTTCTCTATAATACAATGGTATAGAAAATTGAAAAGACAACAGAAATTAACTATATTTTTAGCAGTGATGATCAGTGTCATCTTTGCCTTACAAAGCGTGACCAATAGTTATTCTTTACCGAATCAAAAAGAAATTCGTGGCGTTTGGTTGACTAATATTGATAGTGAGATTCTCTTCTCAAAACAAGGCATTGATAGCGCGATCGAACGTTTAAATCGAATTAATTTTAATACAATTTATCCCACCGTTTGGCAAGGGGGTTATTCTCTTTATCCCAGTGAAGTCGCAGAAACGGTTTATGGAGAAAAAATTTATCCCGACTCTCGTTTAAAAGGACGAGATATGTTAGAAGAAACCATCAATAAAGGACATCAGTTAGGAATGACAGTGATGGCTTGGTTTGAATTTGGCTTTATGATGCCAGTGGATTCTTCTTTAGTCAAACAACATCCAGACTGGTTAACGGAACGTCGAGATGGAACACAAATTGAGATTAAAGGAGAAGATGAAGTGGTTTGGTTAAATCCATTTCATCCCGAAGTACAACAATTTATTTTAGATTTAGTTACAGAAATTGTTTCTAATTATGATGTCGATGGAATTCAGTTTGATGATCATTTTGGTTTACCTGTGGCTTTTGGTTATGATGACTATACAAGCAGTTTGTATCGACAAGATATTAACTTAAATCCTCCCGATGAGGCGCGAGATAGCTTTTGGGTGCGTTGGCGTGCGGATCAATTAAATGAGTTTATGGGGAGAGTTTTTCATACCGTAAAAGCAGCAAATCCAGATTGTTTAATTTCGGTTTCTCCTAATCCTCTCCATTTTTCTTTACCAGCACATTTACAAGACTGGTTTACTTGGGAGAGAAAAGGTTATATTGAGGAATTAGTTTTACAAGTTTATCGTCCCGATTTAGAACGATTTGTGGATGAATTGAAACGAACAGAAGTCCAGTTAGCTAATTCTCATATTCCCGTTGCGATCGGGATTTTAAGTGGTTTAAAAAATCGTCCTACCCCGATCGAAATGATTGAAAAACAAGTGCAAACCGTGCGCGATCGAGGCTTTAATGGCGTTTCTTTCTTCTTCTATGAAAGTCTTTGGCATTGGGCGGAAAAACCGCCGATCGAACGAGAAAAAGCACTTTATAATCTCTTTTCTTTTCCCGCCAGTCGGGTGGAAATGAGAAATAATTTATCTCAAAAAACTGATCAAAAACCCGATCGTCATACTAAATAAACTGTCAATCCATGCTCAAAAGTAGGTTGGGTGTAGAGAAACGAAACCCAACATCAGACAAAAAACGTAGGTTGGGTGTAGAGAAACGAAACCCAACACCAACCAGTGATCAGTTACCAGTAATTCTCAAATTTATAAAGTTAGGTTACAGTATATCCCCCCTAACCCCCCTTTGAAAGGGGGGAATAATGGGATGGTGTGTAGCACCAATTCTTGAAAATGGCATTACTTCAGTTAGAATTGCGTTGGGAATCGCTTTTTTTACATCACGAATTGCGCTATAAATGGCTTGATATTCAGAAGAAGCAAATCGAATAAAGTTGAGTCCAATTTTTCCTTTACTACCCACTCCCACTAAAGCATCATCGCATCCCTCTCTCTCTAATGCTTCTACATAATCATTGGGATCAGTATGGGTTTCTTGTAGCTTAAATTTTAGTGTAAAATCATACTCTTGCATTTCCATTTTAGGCTTCCTCTTCTTTGAGACTACGATATCAGTAATTTTTTCATATTTCCTCATATTTCGCCTTAAAATCTTGAACAATTCCGATGAAATGATCATCCAATCGTGAGGAAACTTCTCGGAGAATTGGATGTGGAATTTCTTGATAAAATGCTTCCGCGATTCCGCCTGTCATACAAGCAATGGTATCACTATCTCCTCCGATCGAAATGGCATTACGGATCGCATCTTCAAAATCTGTTGCTTCTAAAAAACAAATAATCGCTTGAGGAACTGAACCCTGACAGGAAACATCAAAAGCATAACTTCTTTGTAACTCAGAGACAGTAGAATTAAAATTATATGCAAATGTATCTTCCATTTCTGCCTTGATTTGATCCTTATTATAACCCGATCGAGCTAAAAAAATAGCCGTTGCGATCGCCTGTGCGCCTTTAATTCCTTCAGGATGATTATGAGTCACCGCCGCCGTTTTTAATGCTTCTTTTTCCACTGTTTCTAAATCATTAAACCAATACGCAACCGAACTCACTCGCATCGCAGAACCATTACCATAACTATAATAAGGTTTGGTTTGATTAGAAGCCGCCCAACGTTTAAAGTTTCCTCCATAACCCACGTTAGGATAACGACGATAATAAGTTTTTAATTGCTCAGTAAGCAGTTAGGCAAAATGAATTTCCTAATATAGTATAATTTATGTAGGATTAAAGAGACCAAGTAAAATAGATTGCGCTTAGTGCATTTTAGCAAATTGGGGTTGCCTCGATCGAAAATTATGAGATTTATTAGAGACTTAAATCCAGAAACACAGAGCCTTCTTACAAGAATTAGTTGTCAAAGTAAATCCCTTCAAGTAAGAAATCGGGCTAAATGTATTTTGTTGAGTTCCCAGAAATTTACAATTGACCAGTTAAAGGTAATCTTTAACGTCGATCGAAAAACCATATATAACTGGTTAACGCGATGGGAAGATCAAAATCTTAAGGGCCTATATAATCAAAAAGGTGTGGGGAGAAAACCCAAATTAAGTCAAGAGCAAAAAGAACAAGTCAAAACTTGGGTAAAGGAAAATCCAAAGTCTCTCAATCAAGTTCAAAATAAAATTCAAAAAGAATGGGGGATTGAGATTAGTAAAGATACGATAAAAAGAATTATAAAGAAGTTGAATATGCTCTGGAAAAGGATGAAGAGAGGAATCAGTAAAAGCCCATATGAATGGGAATTAGAGGTAAAACTACCTCGGTTGGAAGAATTAAAAAAGCAAGCTCAAAAAGGAGATATTGCAATCAAATACTTAGATGAAAGTGGATTTTCTCTCAAGCCTGATGTTCCCTATGCGTGGCAGGAGAAAGGAGAAAGAATAACTTTGAAAAGCTGTCAAAGTAAGAGAATAAGTGTCTTGGGGTTAATGGATTGTGATTATCATTTAGATTACGAAATATATCAAGGGACAATTAAAAGTGATACCGTTATTAAGTTTTTAGATAAAATTAGTGAAAACTTAACGAAAGTTACCGTAGTAGTTCTCGATCAAGCATCAATTCACACGAGCGATGAATTTGTAGAAAAACTGGAAGAATGGAGAGCAAAAAAATTGGAAATTTTCTGGTTACCCCCTTATTCTCCTAAATATAACTTAATCGAAATTCTCTGGAGATTTATCAAATATGAGTGGATTGAAGTTTCAGCTTACGACAGTTGGAAGAATCTTATTAAATACCTAGAAAAAGTGTTGGATAATTTTGGAGCTGAGTATGCAATTCATTTTGCATAGGTGCTTATAACTTTTATTATTTAATAATGCGTCCGCGATCGCGATCGTCAAAACTGTATCATCGGTAAAATGACTGTGGGGCTTAAATAAGGGAAAATCTTTCCTTCTTATGTTGTTTAAAGGAGACTCATAAATAGAGCCAATTATATCTCCTGCAATTGCACCTAACATAATTCTAATCTCAATTTTTTACCTAATTGTTGCTACAAATAATTGAATATCTGATCAAAAAATGGGGCGAGGGGCTAATTTCTTCTAATCAAAATAACTCCACCTCCGAAACCAATTAATATCCAATTCAACCAGTTTCCCCAACGAACATATAACGTTTGATTTTGCTGTTTATAAATTGTTCCGATGTGGGTTTCATACTGATTCATTTCTGATAACCAAAGCGTATTCCCACGCGGATCAACAATAGCAGAATAACCCGTATTCGTCGCACGAACCATCGATCGATGCGTTTCGATCGCGCGCATGATATCCTGAGCGTGATGTTGTGCGGGCATAGTCTCGCTATAATGAGCATCATTAGACGCACTCAGGATAAATGTCCCTCCTGCGGCGGCTTGACGGCGGAAATGTTCTCCATAAGCGGATTCATAGCAAATGCCAACGATCGCTTTTCCAAAAGGAGTCATAAAAGTTTGATCAGCGTCTCCTTTCGCCAAATGAGAATCAAGAGGAGACAAACGATTAATAATTTTTCCTAACCATGCTTCCAAAGGGATATACTCTCCCAACGGAACCAGTTTCACCTTATCAAACCGACTGAGGGTTTCTCCTTCTCCATTGATACTGTATAAGCTATTAGTAGAACGCGATCCTTTCCTTCCAAACGCACCTAGCCAAACTGGAACTTTCTCCTCTAAAATTGCTTGATAGAAGTCGCTACGTTGATTAACTTGTTGTCTCCACTGAAACGGAAGCGCAGTTTCTGGAGTTAAAATTGCTTCTGCGCCATTTTTCGCCAGATTAATATATCCTTCAGTGTAACCGTCGATCGCTTTGCGCCATCCTTCGGGATAAAGTTTAATCTCATTGGGAACATTCCCCTGAATAATTCCCACTCGAATCGCATCTTGGGGAGACGTTTCTACGGGTTGTAAATACAGTAACCAACCGCCAAGATGTAAACTAACCAATAGCGCGATCGCCCCTTGTATGAAACCCCGATTAACCGAAAACTGATTTTCCTGGCGACGAAACATGATAGACGCTGCAATCAAGCCATTAAATGCGACAATCATTGCAGTGACAGTGGTTGTTCCTGAAACCGACAGGAATTGTAGAATCGGTAAATTGTGGGGACTTTGAGTAAACGCTAACGTTGTCCAATGGAGGGGAGTATAACTGCGAATGGTTTCTAAACTACACCACAACGCCACACCAACCACCACTCGCGAGAGAGGATGATGGAGAAAACGCTTTAAATAAAACATTCCCCATGACCATAAAATAATGAGGAGACTTCCCCAAACGATCAGGAAAACCCAACAAAAAATCGCAATCAGAAGACTGGTTAACCAAGGTACACCCATCCATGTCATTGGATGGACTCCTGTAATCCAAAATAAGGCGATTCCATAATAACCGATCGAAAACATCACCCCTGGGACGATCGAGTAAGATGGTTTTTGTCGCACCACTGAAAGCCATAATGGAATCAGCGCGATCCAAGCGAGAAACCAAGCATTAACGGGATCACAGGTAATTCCCATTAAAATTCCGCCACCCAAGCAACTCACCGTCTCTAAACTGGCTTTTCCCTTCAGAAACCTTTTCCTGATTTGTCTTTGATCGATTTTTAGCGACATTGTTCCACCCGATTTTAGAAAAATTTACACCATGCGTGAATAATTGGTACTACATACCACTTCCCTTCTTTTCCCCCCGATCATCGGGGGGTTAGGGGGGATAAACTTAGTTTATTTATAAATAATAAAGGTTTATTCACTACAAGGACACTAACCACCTTGCTATAATCGTTAGTAGATATTGAACTGATAAAATTGAAAAGATGACAAATCAAAACCAATATTGATTCTATTGCTTAAATTATCTATTATCTCTTATTTTTTGTCAATCGTTTATTATTTTATTCTCATATCCATTTAAGCTTAAAACAAGCAGCTACTTATTAATAAATGCTAACTAACACAATTTTATTAACTTTTATTTTATATTTAATCAATTTAGATTCCTTAAAAAAGCAGCCCATTAACTAAAAAGTGCTTTCTTTGAAAACTTAGCTTTCCTCACTCCTAGTTGCAGAATTGGGAAACGGAGGGTTGTGGCTTTTTCTTGAATAATCCTATTTTAGGGCAACCTCAGTCGGTTGATGATTTCCTCGATCGAAACTTAATTTTATTTATTGTTAATTCCTATTTTTATTATGAATTGTAACTCGAACCGTCTCTCGATTTTTGTGGACGGAAATAATATGTTTTATGCACAACAGAAAAATGGCTGGTTTTTCGATCCAAGACGAGTTTTAGATTATTTTATTAATGAACCTAGCGTTAGTTTTGTGAATGCGTTTTGGTACACTGGGCTTAAAGATTCTCAAGATCAAAGAGGGTTTAGAGATGCGTTGATTAGTTTAGGTTATACGGTACGGACAAAAATTTTAAAGGAATATTATGATGATGTTTCTGGACGTTATTCTCAAAAAGCTAATTTGGATATAGAGATTGTGATTGATATGTTTAACACGGTTGAACAATACAATCGGGTAATATTATTTAGCGGTGATGGAGATTTTGAACGGGCGATCGAGCTTTTGCGATCGAAAAATACTCACATTACTGTTGTCTCCACAGAAGGGATGATTGCGCGAGAATTACGGAACGCAACCGATCGCTATATTGACTTAAATGATATTAGAGAAAGTATTGAAAAGATCGATTAGAATTGAAAATCAGACGGTGTATTTAAAAGTGATTAATTTATGAGTAATCAACCCGATCGAATTATAATATTTGATACGACCCTCCGCGATGGTGAACAGTCCCCTGGCGCGACTCTCAACGCTGATGAAAAGTTGACCATTGCTCGCGCTTTGTCCCGTTTAGGAGTAGATGTAATTGAAGCTGGTTTTCCCTACTCTAGTGTTGGGGATTTTGAGGCAGTAAAATCAATTGCAGAAACGGTGGGAACAGCCGATGGCCCGACGATTTGCGCTTTAGCCAGAGCGACGGAAAATGATATTAAAGCCGCTGGTGAAGCGATCGCACCAGCCATCAAAGGACGAATTCACACCTTTATTGCGACTTCTGATATTCATCTCCAATACAAGTTACGAAAAACCCGGGAACAGGTGTTAGAAACAATCCCGAAAATGATCGGGTATGCGACAACCTTCACCGAAGATGTCGAATTTTCCGCAGAAGATGCCACGCGATCCGATCGAGAATTTTTATATCAAGTTGTAGAAAGCGCGATCGCTGCGGGTGCGAAAACCATC
This window contains:
- the lnt gene encoding apolipoprotein N-acyltransferase, whose translation is MSLKIDQRQIRKRFLKGKASLETVSCLGGGILMGITCDPVNAWFLAWIALIPLWLSVVRQKPSYSIVPGVMFSIGYYGIALFWITGVHPMTWMGVPWLTSLLIAIFCWVFLIVWGSLLIILWSWGMFYLKRFLHHPLSRVVVGVALWCSLETIRSYTPLHWTTLAFTQSPHNLPILQFLSVSGTTTVTAMIVAFNGLIAASIMFRRQENQFSVNRGFIQGAIALLVSLHLGGWLLYLQPVETSPQDAIRVGIIQGNVPNEIKLYPEGWRKAIDGYTEGYINLAKNGAEAILTPETALPFQWRQQVNQRSDFYQAILEEKVPVWLGAFGRKGSRSTNSLYSINGEGETLSRFDKVKLVPLGEYIPLEAWLGKIINRLSPLDSHLAKGDADQTFMTPFGKAIVGICYESAYGEHFRRQAAAGGTFILSASNDAHYSETMPAQHHAQDIMRAIETHRSMVRATNTGYSAIVDPRGNTLWLSEMNQYETHIGTIYKQQNQTLYVRWGNWLNWILIGFGGGVILIRRN
- a CDS encoding IS630 family transposase, which codes for MRFIRDLNPETQSLLTRISCQSKSLQVRNRAKCILLSSQKFTIDQLKVIFNVDRKTIYNWLTRWEDQNLKGLYNQKGVGRKPKLSQEQKEQVKTWVKENPKSLNQVQNKIQKEWGIEISKDTIKRIIKKLNMLWKRMKRGISKSPYEWELEVKLPRLEELKKQAQKGDIAIKYLDESGFSLKPDVPYAWQEKGERITLKSCQSKRISVLGLMDCDYHLDYEIYQGTIKSDTVIKFLDKISENLTKVTVVVLDQASIHTSDEFVEKLEEWRAKKLEIFWLPPYSPKYNLIEILWRFIKYEWIEVSAYDSWKNLIKYLEKVLDNFGAEYAIHFA
- a CDS encoding glycoside hydrolase family 10 protein, translated to MISVIFALQSVTNSYSLPNQKEIRGVWLTNIDSEILFSKQGIDSAIERLNRINFNTIYPTVWQGGYSLYPSEVAETVYGEKIYPDSRLKGRDMLEETINKGHQLGMTVMAWFEFGFMMPVDSSLVKQHPDWLTERRDGTQIEIKGEDEVVWLNPFHPEVQQFILDLVTEIVSNYDVDGIQFDDHFGLPVAFGYDDYTSSLYRQDINLNPPDEARDSFWVRWRADQLNEFMGRVFHTVKAANPDCLISVSPNPLHFSLPAHLQDWFTWERKGYIEELVLQVYRPDLERFVDELKRTEVQLANSHIPVAIGILSGLKNRPTPIEMIEKQVQTVRDRGFNGVSFFFYESLWHWAEKPPIEREKALYNLFSFPASRVEMRNNLSQKTDQKPDRHTK
- a CDS encoding LabA-like NYN domain-containing protein translates to MNCNSNRLSIFVDGNNMFYAQQKNGWFFDPRRVLDYFINEPSVSFVNAFWYTGLKDSQDQRGFRDALISLGYTVRTKILKEYYDDVSGRYSQKANLDIEIVIDMFNTVEQYNRVILFSGDGDFERAIELLRSKNTHITVVSTEGMIARELRNATDRYIDLNDIRESIEKID
- a CDS encoding ADP-ribosylglycohydrolase family protein yields the protein MGYGGNFKRWAASNQTKPYYSYGNGSAMRVSSVAYWFNDLETVEKEALKTAAVTHNHPEGIKGAQAIATAIFLARSGYNKDQIKAEMEDTFAYNFNSTVSELQRSYAFDVSCQGSVPQAIICFLEATDFEDAIRNAISIGGDSDTIACMTGGIAEAFYQEIPHPILREVSSRLDDHFIGIVQDFKAKYEEI
- the cbiM gene encoding cobalt transporter CbiM, with amino-acid sequence MHIPDGILPPALTIGGYAVTGGLTWYALRQIDRYHEPSEEIPRASLLTAGFFVISLINIPIPPTSIHLILNGLVGVVLGYFAFPAILIGLFFQAVLFQHGGISSLGVNAAMMGLPALLAFQVFQFHKSFRKPAYWIPVFAFIAGAGALALSALMFAALVVTTIPVEISAELERKAIYIGLGSYALQAVAEGVFTTLLISFFQRVKPEILKLTIDN
- a CDS encoding carboxypeptidase-like regulatory domain-containing protein; this encodes MMRLPFFLSLAVTLLGATPVFAHGASIEHRKTNAIEIRATYDGGDPMSNAQVVVYAPDNPTEPFLKGTTTEDGTFTFVPSSEVESGSWDVRVRQSGHGDIVSIPVNNAPEQAQATGGWEGGDYSLQQKVVMIALGVWGFVGTALFFARRQPKNK